In Sporichthya brevicatena, one genomic interval encodes:
- a CDS encoding polyprenol monophosphomannose synthase encodes MSEPVQPSVLVIVPTYNEAPNIVAVTARLREAVPYADVLIADDNSPDGTGDLADSLAASDSQVHVMHRAGKAGLGAAYLAGFAWGLDRGYDVLVEMDADGSHRPEDLPRLLAALKDNGGTADLVLGSRWVPGGAVVNWPATRKLISRGGTLYAKLALGIPIRDATGGFRAFRADTLRGLDMQDVASQGYCFQIDLAWRAVQRGFTVVEVPITFVEREHGVSKMSRGIVTEALWRVTTWGVAHRVARLRRGNRATPTPPARV; translated from the coding sequence ATGAGTGAGCCCGTCCAGCCGTCGGTGCTGGTCATCGTCCCGACCTACAACGAGGCGCCCAACATCGTCGCGGTGACCGCGCGGCTGCGGGAGGCCGTCCCGTACGCGGACGTCCTGATCGCCGACGACAACAGCCCGGACGGCACCGGCGACCTCGCCGACTCCCTCGCCGCGTCCGACTCGCAGGTGCACGTGATGCACCGCGCCGGCAAGGCCGGTCTCGGCGCCGCGTACCTCGCCGGCTTCGCCTGGGGCCTGGACCGCGGCTACGACGTCCTCGTCGAGATGGACGCCGACGGTTCCCACCGGCCCGAGGACCTGCCCCGCCTGCTCGCCGCGCTCAAGGACAACGGCGGCACGGCCGACCTCGTGCTCGGTTCCCGCTGGGTCCCCGGTGGCGCCGTCGTGAACTGGCCCGCGACGCGCAAGCTGATCTCGCGCGGCGGCACCCTCTACGCGAAGCTCGCCCTCGGCATCCCGATCCGCGACGCGACTGGCGGTTTCCGCGCCTTCCGTGCCGACACCCTGCGCGGCCTCGACATGCAGGACGTCGCGTCCCAGGGCTACTGCTTCCAGATCGACCTGGCGTGGCGGGCCGTCCAGCGCGGGTTCACGGTCGTCGAGGTGCCGATCACCTTCGTCGAGCGCGAGCACGGCGTCTCCAAGATGAGCCGCGGCATCGTCACCGAGGCGCTCTGGCGCGTCACGACGTGGGGCGTCGCCCACCGCGTCGCCCGGCTCCGCCGCGGCAACCGCGCCACGCCCACCCCGCCCGCCCGGGTCTGA
- a CDS encoding FxsA family protein: MPLLVVLALLIVPIAEIYVIVQVGQEIGAGWTILLLMGSAVLGSWLIKREGRRAWLALREKVNSGGLPAKELADGALILIGGTLLLAPGFLSDTVGLFLVLPFTRPLARRGLVVFAKRYFVVIPGGPTGPGGFGPGGFGPGGFGPGGFGPGRRPDGRGDVIPGEIVDE; encoded by the coding sequence ATGCCGTTGCTCGTGGTCCTCGCCCTGCTGATCGTGCCGATCGCCGAGATCTACGTGATCGTGCAGGTCGGCCAGGAGATCGGCGCGGGCTGGACGATCCTCCTGCTGATGGGCTCGGCCGTCCTCGGCAGCTGGCTGATCAAGCGCGAGGGCCGACGGGCCTGGCTCGCGCTCCGGGAGAAGGTGAACAGCGGCGGGCTGCCCGCGAAGGAACTCGCCGACGGCGCGCTGATCCTGATCGGCGGCACGCTGCTGCTGGCGCCCGGCTTCCTGTCCGACACCGTCGGGCTCTTCCTCGTCCTGCCGTTCACCCGACCGCTCGCGAGGCGGGGCCTCGTGGTCTTCGCGAAGCGCTACTTCGTCGTCATCCCCGGCGGGCCGACCGGTCCCGGCGGCTTCGGGCCCGGCGGCTTCGGGCCCGGCGGCTTCGGTCCTGGCGGCTTCGGTCCTGGCCGGCGGCCGGACGGCCGCGGGGATGTCATCCCCGGCGAGATCGTCGACGAGTAA
- a CDS encoding RNA polymerase-binding protein RbpA produces MSERALRGSRLGATSYETDRDIELAPRQVVGYACPKGHAFEVPFSAEAEEVPVVWECRVCGNVALRADNPEQDDKRGKPARTHWDMLMERRTREELEEILEERLAVLRAGGIPGHPATRKSA; encoded by the coding sequence ATGAGTGAGCGAGCACTGCGCGGCTCGCGGCTCGGCGCGACGAGCTACGAGACCGACCGGGACATCGAGCTGGCCCCGCGCCAGGTCGTGGGCTACGCCTGCCCGAAGGGGCACGCGTTCGAGGTGCCCTTCTCGGCCGAGGCCGAAGAGGTTCCGGTGGTCTGGGAGTGCCGTGTCTGCGGCAACGTCGCACTGCGTGCCGACAACCCCGAGCAGGACGACAAGCGGGGCAAGCCGGCCCGCACCCACTGGGACATGTTGATGGAGCGCCGGACGCGCGAGGAGCTCGAAGAGATCCTCGAGGAGCGCCTGGCCGTCCTCCGCGCCGGTGGGATCCCCGGCCACCCGGCCACCCGCAAGTCGGCCTGA
- a CDS encoding S49 family peptidase: MSLPGRRPSFLLELDLDVPLVDPPPQAPLAKALGRGQPALRTVLADLHRAAKDPRVAGLIVRTGGTSHPLAHAQELRDALTEFGASGRPTVAWAETFGEFGRGTSGYLIATGCSEIWLQPTGEVGVTGMAAEALFLRELFDRLGLRAEVGARREYKNAPNLVTERGYTEPHREAMTRLVTSSLGTVLEELAERRGLDADDLRTLVDRAPIAAEDALAAGLVDHLGYRDEAYAALTARLPGAQLRFLHRLTETPAARLRTATARDRRHVAVVDVVGTIRSGRSGRNLFGAAAGADTVNAALRAAARDEHVGAVVLRVDSPGGSYIASDAIWRTSQGLRAAGKPLVVSMGAVAASGGYYVAIGADRILAQPTTVTGSIGVFGGKLVVGDVLTRHGIDHDAVAVGARARMSSPRVGFDADQLAALEAWLDRVYADFKAKVAAARGLSAEEIEVAARGRVWTGADARERGLVDAFGGLPEAVAQARALAGLSPDAPARPLPVPSPLNRFARPRSSEDPRAAAALGPVSFATSVAAAGWGSWAELATALGLPAAGPLTLDVGALRG, encoded by the coding sequence ATGTCGCTGCCCGGTCGCCGCCCGTCGTTCCTGCTCGAGCTCGACCTCGACGTCCCGCTCGTCGACCCACCCCCGCAGGCCCCGCTGGCGAAGGCCCTGGGCCGCGGCCAACCGGCGCTGCGCACGGTGCTCGCGGACCTGCATCGCGCGGCGAAGGACCCGCGGGTGGCGGGGCTGATCGTCCGCACCGGCGGCACCTCGCACCCCCTGGCGCACGCCCAGGAACTGCGCGACGCCCTCACCGAGTTCGGCGCCTCCGGCCGCCCGACGGTCGCGTGGGCGGAGACGTTCGGCGAGTTCGGTCGCGGGACGTCGGGCTACCTGATCGCGACGGGGTGCTCGGAGATCTGGCTGCAGCCGACCGGGGAGGTCGGCGTCACCGGGATGGCGGCCGAGGCACTGTTCCTCCGCGAGCTGTTCGACCGGCTCGGGCTGCGGGCCGAGGTCGGTGCTCGGCGCGAGTACAAGAACGCGCCGAATCTGGTGACCGAGCGCGGGTACACCGAGCCCCACCGCGAGGCGATGACCCGTCTGGTGACCTCGAGCCTGGGCACGGTGCTGGAGGAGCTCGCGGAACGCCGCGGGCTGGACGCCGACGACCTGCGCACCCTCGTCGACCGGGCGCCGATCGCGGCGGAGGACGCCCTCGCCGCCGGGCTGGTCGACCACCTGGGCTACCGGGACGAGGCGTACGCGGCCCTGACCGCGCGGCTGCCCGGGGCGCAGCTGCGGTTCCTGCACCGCCTCACCGAGACCCCGGCCGCCCGGCTCCGCACCGCCACCGCCCGGGACCGGCGCCACGTCGCGGTCGTCGACGTCGTCGGCACGATCCGGTCCGGCCGCAGCGGCCGCAACCTGTTCGGAGCGGCCGCGGGGGCCGACACCGTGAACGCGGCCCTACGGGCCGCGGCGCGCGACGAGCACGTCGGCGCGGTCGTCCTGCGCGTCGACTCCCCCGGCGGTTCCTACATCGCCTCGGACGCGATCTGGCGGACCTCACAGGGGCTGCGAGCCGCCGGCAAGCCACTGGTCGTCTCCATGGGCGCGGTCGCCGCGTCGGGCGGCTACTACGTCGCGATCGGCGCGGACCGGATCCTCGCGCAGCCCACGACCGTCACCGGCTCGATCGGGGTGTTCGGCGGCAAGCTCGTCGTGGGCGACGTCCTCACCCGGCACGGCATCGACCACGACGCGGTCGCCGTCGGCGCGCGGGCCCGGATGTCGTCGCCGCGCGTCGGGTTCGACGCCGACCAGCTCGCCGCGCTCGAGGCCTGGCTGGACCGGGTCTACGCCGACTTCAAGGCGAAGGTCGCGGCCGCCCGGGGGCTCTCGGCGGAGGAGATCGAGGTGGCGGCGCGGGGCCGGGTCTGGACCGGGGCGGACGCTCGCGAACGCGGCCTGGTCGACGCCTTCGGCGGGCTGCCGGAGGCCGTCGCGCAGGCCCGTGCCCTCGCCGGCCTCTCCCCCGACGCCCCGGCGCGGCCCCTGCCCGTCCCGTCTCCCCTGAACCGCTTCGCCCGGCCCCGGTCGAGCGAGGACCCCCGGGCCGCGGCCGCGCTCGGGCCCGTGTCCTTCGCCACCTCGGTCGCGGCCGCCGGGTGGGGTTCCTGGGCGGAGCTCGCCACCGCCCTCGGGCTGCCGGCCGCGGGTCCGCTCACGCTGGACGTCGGCGCGCTGCGGGGCTGA
- a CDS encoding ABC transporter ATP-binding protein — translation MTGLTADFRVGRGTFHLDLGLTVPPGGTVALLGPNGAGKSTALRVLTGLLRPYEGEVRLDGTVLDGPGVHVAPERRPIGVVWQDYRLFPNLSALDNVAFGLRTRGVGKTEARERAAAWIERVGLTEHARKKPGSLSGGQAQRVALARALAPEPKLLLLDEPLAALDARTRLDVRTNLRKHLADFGGATVLVTHDPLDAMVLASDVLVLEEGRAVQRGPVAEVARHPQTDYVAQLVGLNLYRGIADTTGVRLPDGTVISAVMDHLAPHDPVEVLVAFSPSAVSVFTERPVGTPRNVFPAQITDMELHAGAVRLRLEGALDVLADVTAGAVADLDLVPGRQVWATVKATETSVYPA, via the coding sequence ATGACCGGACTGACCGCGGACTTCCGCGTCGGCCGTGGCACCTTCCACCTGGACCTCGGCCTGACCGTGCCCCCGGGTGGGACCGTGGCCCTGCTGGGCCCGAACGGGGCGGGCAAGTCGACCGCGTTGCGCGTCCTCACCGGGCTGCTGCGCCCGTACGAGGGCGAGGTCCGCCTCGACGGCACCGTGCTCGACGGGCCGGGCGTCCACGTCGCACCGGAGCGCCGGCCGATCGGTGTCGTCTGGCAGGACTACCGGCTGTTCCCCAACCTGTCCGCACTCGACAACGTCGCCTTCGGGCTGCGCACGCGCGGCGTCGGGAAGACCGAGGCCCGGGAGCGCGCGGCGGCCTGGATCGAGCGCGTCGGCCTCACCGAGCACGCGCGTAAGAAGCCGGGTTCGCTCTCCGGCGGCCAGGCGCAGCGGGTGGCTCTGGCCCGCGCGCTCGCCCCGGAACCGAAGCTGCTGCTGCTCGACGAGCCGTTGGCCGCCCTCGACGCGCGCACGCGGCTCGACGTCCGCACGAACCTCCGCAAGCACCTGGCCGATTTCGGCGGCGCGACGGTGCTCGTCACCCACGACCCGCTCGACGCGATGGTGCTCGCCTCCGACGTCCTCGTCCTGGAGGAGGGCCGGGCGGTGCAGCGCGGACCGGTCGCCGAGGTCGCCCGTCACCCGCAGACCGACTACGTCGCGCAACTCGTCGGGTTGAACCTCTACCGCGGGATCGCCGACACCACGGGCGTGCGGTTGCCGGACGGGACGGTGATCTCCGCCGTTATGGACCACCTCGCGCCGCACGATCCGGTCGAGGTGCTCGTCGCGTTCTCGCCGTCCGCGGTCAGCGTCTTCACCGAGCGGCCGGTGGGTACGCCGCGGAACGTCTTCCCCGCGCAGATCACCGACATGGAGCTGCACGCCGGCGCGGTGCGCCTGCGGTTGGAGGGCGCGCTGGACGTCCTCGCGGACGTCACCGCCGGCGCGGTGGCGGACCTCGACCTCGTGCCCGGCCGGCAGGTCTGGGCCACCGTGAAAGCGACGGAGACCTCGGTCTATCCCGCCTAG
- the modB gene encoding molybdate ABC transporter permease subunit, whose protein sequence is MSISTESERAGPVGGGARPPRAPRERSGIPPLLLAPAGIGLVFLIIPLVGLMVRAPWTELPDQLGREIVRDALARSMYTASMATLLSLLLGVPIAVVLAHGRFRGRGLVRALVTVPLVLPPVVGGVALFAALGRRGVIGQHVHDWTGYSLPFTTNAVIIAETFVAMPFLIIAVEGALRGADPRFTEAASTLGATRWYAFRRVTLPQVMPGIAAGAVLCWARALGEFGATVTFAGSLEGRTMVMPSAVYRELEAGHPDTAIALSLVLMVISVVVLASLREHWISPGRTR, encoded by the coding sequence ATGAGCATCTCCACCGAGAGCGAGAGGGCGGGCCCCGTGGGCGGCGGGGCCCGCCCTCCGCGCGCGCCCCGGGAGCGGTCCGGGATCCCGCCGCTGCTGCTCGCGCCGGCCGGCATCGGCCTGGTCTTCCTGATCATCCCGCTCGTCGGTCTGATGGTGCGCGCGCCGTGGACCGAGCTGCCCGACCAGCTCGGCCGAGAGATCGTGCGCGACGCGCTCGCCCGGTCGATGTACACGGCGTCGATGGCGACGCTGCTCTCGCTCCTGCTCGGGGTGCCGATCGCCGTGGTGCTCGCGCACGGCCGGTTCCGCGGCCGTGGCCTGGTGCGCGCACTGGTGACGGTCCCACTGGTGCTGCCACCGGTCGTCGGTGGTGTCGCGCTCTTCGCCGCGCTCGGCCGCCGGGGCGTGATCGGTCAGCACGTCCACGACTGGACCGGCTACTCGCTCCCCTTCACCACGAACGCGGTGATCATCGCCGAGACGTTCGTCGCGATGCCGTTCCTGATCATCGCCGTGGAGGGCGCCCTGCGCGGCGCGGATCCCCGTTTCACCGAGGCGGCCAGCACGCTCGGAGCCACCCGCTGGTACGCGTTCCGACGAGTGACGCTCCCTCAGGTGATGCCGGGTATCGCCGCCGGCGCGGTGCTCTGCTGGGCCCGCGCGCTCGGCGAGTTCGGCGCGACGGTCACCTTCGCGGGCAGCCTCGAGGGCCGGACGATGGTCATGCCCTCCGCCGTCTACCGCGAGCTCGAAGCCGGTCACCCGGACACCGCGATCGCGCTGAGCCTGGTGCTCATGGTGATCTCGGTCGTCGTGCTCGCCAGCCTGCGCGAGCACTGGATCTCGCCGGGACGGACGCGATGA
- the modA gene encoding molybdate ABC transporter substrate-binding protein, with the protein MSRSPRFRRSCAVVAALALALPLAACSNDDDDALVPSGSSTPAAERRELMVFAAASLTGAFTELGKKFESDHPGVTVRFNFGSSGTLATQINEGAPADVFASASPATMTTVTDAGNGAGEAVTFVKNRLEIAVPAGNPGEVDDIEDFADDGLDIALCADTAPCGAAADKMFAAANITPKPDTREADVKAVLTKVEAGEVDAALVYHTDVLSAAAGKVEGISFEESDLAINDYLISALKDAKHADLATQFVEFIQTDAAQDVLKAAGFESPGATESASPSASPAS; encoded by the coding sequence ATGTCCCGCTCTCCGCGGTTTCGGCGCAGCTGCGCCGTCGTCGCCGCTCTCGCCCTGGCCCTGCCCCTCGCCGCGTGCTCCAACGACGACGACGATGCGCTCGTGCCGTCGGGTTCGAGCACGCCCGCCGCCGAGCGCCGCGAGCTGATGGTGTTCGCCGCGGCCTCGCTCACCGGGGCCTTCACGGAGCTCGGCAAGAAGTTCGAGTCCGACCACCCCGGGGTGACGGTGCGTTTCAACTTCGGGTCCAGCGGCACACTCGCGACCCAGATCAACGAGGGCGCACCCGCGGACGTGTTCGCCTCCGCATCCCCCGCCACGATGACGACCGTCACCGACGCCGGCAACGGTGCCGGTGAAGCCGTGACGTTCGTGAAGAACCGGCTCGAGATCGCGGTGCCCGCGGGCAACCCGGGCGAGGTCGACGACATCGAGGACTTCGCCGACGACGGCCTCGACATCGCGCTGTGCGCCGACACCGCCCCGTGCGGTGCGGCCGCGGACAAGATGTTCGCCGCCGCGAACATCACCCCGAAGCCCGACACCCGCGAGGCTGACGTGAAGGCCGTACTCACCAAGGTCGAGGCCGGCGAGGTCGACGCGGCGCTCGTGTATCACACCGACGTGCTGTCGGCCGCCGCCGGCAAGGTCGAAGGCATCAGCTTCGAGGAGTCGGACCTCGCGATCAACGACTACCTGATCAGTGCGTTGAAGGACGCCAAGCACGCGGACCTGGCAACCCAGTTCGTCGAGTTCATCCAGACCGACGCCGCGCAGGACGTGCTCAAGGCGGCGGGCTTCGAGTCTCCCGGGGCGACGGAGAGCGCGTCGCCCTCCGCCTCGCCGGCGTCGTAG
- a CDS encoding TOBE domain-containing protein: MTTFRISEVADLMGVSTDTVRRWTDSGRLPASREANGHRTVDGAALAAFARSLAENPDPERTVTTSARNSMRGIVTHVVRDTVMAQVEMQCGPYRIVSLMSREAADDLGLEPGVLAIAMVKSTNVIVELADAD; this comes from the coding sequence GTGACGACGTTTCGCATCAGCGAGGTCGCTGACCTGATGGGGGTCAGCACCGACACCGTGCGCCGCTGGACCGACAGCGGCCGCCTGCCCGCCTCCCGCGAGGCCAACGGACACCGGACCGTGGACGGGGCCGCTCTCGCCGCGTTCGCGCGCTCCCTGGCGGAGAACCCCGACCCCGAACGGACCGTCACCACGTCGGCCCGCAACAGCATGCGCGGGATCGTGACCCACGTCGTTCGCGACACCGTGATGGCCCAGGTCGAGATGCAGTGCGGGCCCTACCGGATCGTCTCGCTGATGAGCCGCGAGGCCGCCGACGACCTCGGCCTCGAACCGGGTGTCCTCGCGATCGCGATGGTCAAGTCGACCAACGTGATCGTCGAGCTCGCCGACGCCGACTGA
- a CDS encoding MMPL family transporter, producing the protein MERLAHFVLLHRRLVILAWALMFVIGGMTAAKVPDRLNIDFSLPGQQGYETSKDVLERFGNGGPTSNTPIIVTATVPEGQSIPDRAADIEPVLAKLGEIIPGGRIADYFSADEDLFLTEDRRTMFAYVYPEEFTSFDYAPWEDLQPPLDEAMENTDIDWATTGYGKLSEGEGDEEGESSLFIETMIGGLGALAVLLFLFASLLAFIPLLIAAVSILTTFLVVLLATYVMDVSFVVQFLIALVGLGVAIDYSLLVVNRWREERAHGRDNHDAVVIAMKYAGHAVVASAGTVAISLCALLVIPVPLLRSMGIGGMLIPLISTLVVCTLLPAVLGGIGPRVDWPKIRHEDKPSRGWSAWARGIVRSRWLAAGLATLALALLTAPIFGIKIGQARTESLANGGTAYEALRTLHAGGVAPGVVSPIEVLITGPEANESAGKVVAAAEATPGVYAAFAPANEQWRTGDSVLVDVIPTAETVDTTEAGIVDRLAANFADIPGVVGLSGSGPTIQDYIDAVYKNFPYSLALIALVTFILLVRTFRSILLPLKAVVLNIFSVAATFGATVLFWQHGHGSEQIFDIEATGAITFWVPLVIFAFLFGLSMDYEVFILARMREEYDRTGHTDTAVIEGLARTGRLVTGAALILFLAFVALAASPGTEIKVLATGLGIGILLDATIVRAVLVPALVSLFGDWNWWLPAWIAKPLRLEPHPRPGKTLPVAPPPEEPELVPTTTGWPPA; encoded by the coding sequence GTGGAACGCCTCGCTCATTTCGTGCTGCTGCACCGGCGGCTCGTCATCCTGGCCTGGGCGCTGATGTTCGTGATCGGCGGCATGACGGCGGCCAAGGTCCCGGACCGGCTGAACATCGACTTCTCGCTGCCCGGCCAGCAGGGCTACGAGACGTCGAAGGACGTGCTCGAGCGGTTCGGCAACGGCGGGCCAACCTCGAACACCCCCATCATCGTGACGGCGACGGTGCCGGAGGGGCAGTCGATCCCCGATCGCGCCGCGGACATCGAACCCGTCCTCGCGAAGCTCGGCGAGATCATTCCGGGCGGCCGGATCGCCGACTACTTCTCCGCCGACGAGGACCTGTTCCTCACCGAGGACCGGCGGACGATGTTCGCCTACGTGTACCCGGAGGAGTTCACCTCCTTCGACTACGCCCCGTGGGAGGACCTCCAGCCGCCCCTCGACGAGGCGATGGAGAACACCGACATCGACTGGGCGACCACCGGCTACGGAAAGCTGTCCGAGGGCGAAGGCGACGAGGAGGGCGAGTCGAGCCTGTTCATCGAGACGATGATCGGTGGCCTCGGTGCCCTGGCCGTCCTGCTGTTCCTGTTCGCCAGTCTGCTGGCGTTCATCCCGCTGCTGATCGCCGCCGTCTCGATCCTCACCACGTTCCTGGTCGTGCTGCTCGCGACCTACGTGATGGACGTCAGCTTCGTCGTGCAGTTCCTGATCGCACTCGTCGGCCTCGGGGTCGCGATCGACTACTCCCTGCTCGTCGTCAACCGATGGCGTGAGGAACGAGCTCACGGCCGGGACAACCACGACGCCGTCGTCATCGCGATGAAGTACGCCGGCCACGCCGTGGTCGCGAGCGCCGGCACGGTTGCGATCAGCCTGTGCGCACTGCTCGTCATCCCCGTGCCGCTGCTGCGGAGCATGGGCATCGGCGGCATGCTCATCCCGCTGATCAGCACGCTCGTGGTCTGCACGCTGCTGCCCGCCGTCCTCGGCGGCATCGGGCCGCGCGTCGACTGGCCGAAGATCCGGCACGAGGACAAGCCGTCCCGCGGCTGGTCGGCCTGGGCCCGTGGCATCGTGCGCTCCCGGTGGCTCGCCGCCGGTCTCGCGACCCTCGCCCTGGCGTTGCTGACCGCGCCGATCTTCGGCATCAAGATCGGGCAGGCCCGGACCGAGTCGCTGGCCAACGGGGGCACGGCCTATGAGGCCCTGCGGACGCTGCACGCCGGCGGTGTCGCCCCCGGTGTGGTCTCCCCCATCGAGGTGCTGATCACCGGGCCGGAGGCGAACGAGTCCGCCGGCAAGGTGGTCGCGGCCGCCGAGGCGACCCCGGGCGTCTACGCCGCGTTCGCCCCGGCGAACGAGCAGTGGCGTACCGGCGACTCGGTGCTCGTCGACGTCATCCCCACGGCCGAGACCGTCGACACGACGGAGGCCGGCATCGTCGACCGGCTCGCGGCCAACTTCGCGGACATCCCCGGCGTCGTCGGCCTCTCCGGTTCGGGCCCGACGATCCAGGACTACATCGACGCCGTCTACAAGAACTTCCCGTACAGCCTGGCGCTGATCGCGCTGGTGACGTTCATCCTGCTGGTGCGGACGTTCCGCTCGATCCTGCTGCCGCTCAAGGCGGTGGTGCTGAACATCTTCTCGGTGGCCGCGACGTTCGGCGCGACCGTCCTGTTCTGGCAGCACGGCCACGGCTCGGAGCAGATCTTCGACATCGAGGCGACCGGGGCGATCACGTTCTGGGTGCCGCTGGTGATCTTCGCGTTCCTCTTCGGCCTCTCGATGGACTACGAGGTGTTCATCCTCGCCCGGATGCGGGAGGAGTACGACCGGACCGGGCACACGGACACCGCGGTCATCGAGGGCCTGGCCCGGACCGGACGGCTCGTCACCGGCGCGGCGCTGATCCTGTTCCTCGCCTTCGTCGCCCTCGCGGCCTCCCCCGGCACCGAGATCAAGGTGCTCGCCACCGGCCTCGGCATCGGCATCCTGCTCGACGCGACGATCGTCCGCGCCGTGCTCGTGCCGGCCCTGGTGTCACTGTTCGGGGACTGGAACTGGTGGCTCCCGGCCTGGATCGCCAAGCCGCTCCGCCTCGAACCGCACCCGCGGCCGGGCAAGACCCTCCCGGTTGCCCCTCCCCCGGAGGAGCCGGAGTTGGTCCCCACCACGACGGGGTGGCCTCCCGCCTGA
- a CDS encoding maleylpyruvate isomerase family mycothiol-dependent enzyme — MEQITTDLAAQHAELRAVLGGLRADQWDAPSRCAGWSVADVVLHLAQSDEVAVGSARGDIDGAARAAGWDLDALHAGEQSMDALADRAVQAQRGASPADLLARWSDTADALVTTLAGLDPKEALPWVVGRLPARTLATTRLAECWIHTGDITPAAGVEQPFSERMWHIARLAWRTIPYAFSQAGQALVGPVAVVLTTPEGGTWTFSDGDPVTTVTGDAMTFCQVAARRIPGDESGLIATGPDAAAVLDLVRTFA, encoded by the coding sequence ATGGAACAGATCACGACCGACCTCGCCGCCCAGCACGCGGAGCTGCGCGCCGTCCTGGGCGGCCTGCGGGCCGACCAGTGGGACGCGCCGTCGCGATGTGCGGGTTGGTCCGTCGCCGACGTCGTGCTGCACCTGGCCCAGTCGGACGAGGTCGCGGTCGGCAGCGCGCGGGGCGACATCGACGGCGCGGCCCGGGCGGCGGGCTGGGACCTGGACGCCCTGCACGCCGGCGAGCAGTCGATGGACGCACTCGCCGACCGCGCCGTGCAGGCTCAGCGCGGCGCCTCCCCCGCCGACCTCCTCGCCCGGTGGTCGGACACCGCCGACGCGCTGGTGACGACCCTGGCCGGGCTGGACCCCAAGGAGGCGCTGCCCTGGGTGGTCGGCCGGCTTCCGGCGCGCACCCTCGCGACCACGCGCCTCGCCGAGTGCTGGATCCACACCGGGGACATCACACCCGCTGCCGGGGTCGAGCAGCCGTTCAGCGAGCGGATGTGGCACATCGCCCGGCTGGCCTGGCGGACGATCCCCTACGCGTTCAGCCAGGCCGGGCAGGCGCTGGTCGGACCGGTGGCGGTCGTCCTGACCACCCCGGAGGGCGGGACCTGGACCTTCTCCGACGGCGACCCCGTGACCACGGTCACCGGCGACGCCATGACGTTCTGTCAGGTGGCGGCGCGGCGAATCCCCGGAGACGAGAGCGGCCTGATCGCGACCGGGCCGGACGCCGCCGCCGTGCTTGACCTGGTTCGCACCTTCGCCTGA
- a CDS encoding mycofactocin-coupled SDR family oxidoreductase, whose amino-acid sequence MARLDGKVALITGAARGMGRAHALRLAADGADVLALDICADIPSVGYPLGTPAELAETVAGVERADRRALGLTADVRDVEAMKAAVAQGVAEFGRLDIVVANAGIALPAWDIGDPQAFTDQIAVNLTGVWNTVHAAAPAMIEAGNGGAIVLISSVMGLSGRTGGGNGTADGYTAAKHGQVGLMRAWARWLAPHAIRVNTIHPSGVATPMVLNDTMAALFADKPPPESGADVGNLLNVTILQPEDIAGAVAWLVSDEAKYVTGVSLPVDAGFAVP is encoded by the coding sequence ATGGCACGACTGGACGGCAAGGTCGCTCTGATCACCGGCGCGGCTCGCGGCATGGGTCGCGCCCACGCCCTCCGGCTGGCCGCGGACGGCGCCGACGTCCTCGCCCTCGACATCTGCGCGGACATCCCGAGTGTCGGGTACCCGCTCGGCACACCGGCGGAACTCGCCGAGACGGTGGCCGGCGTCGAGCGGGCCGACCGGCGCGCACTCGGCCTCACCGCCGACGTCCGCGACGTCGAGGCGATGAAGGCGGCGGTGGCGCAGGGGGTGGCCGAGTTCGGCCGGCTCGACATCGTCGTCGCGAACGCGGGCATCGCGCTGCCGGCCTGGGACATCGGCGACCCGCAGGCGTTCACCGATCAGATCGCGGTCAACCTGACCGGTGTCTGGAACACGGTCCACGCGGCCGCGCCGGCGATGATCGAGGCCGGCAACGGCGGTGCGATCGTGTTGATCAGCTCCGTGATGGGCCTGTCCGGGAGGACCGGCGGCGGCAACGGCACCGCCGACGGCTACACCGCCGCCAAGCACGGTCAGGTCGGGCTGATGCGCGCCTGGGCCCGGTGGCTCGCGCCCCACGCGATCCGCGTCAACACGATCCACCCCAGCGGCGTGGCCACGCCCATGGTCCTCAACGACACGATGGCCGCGTTGTTCGCCGACAAGCCGCCGCCCGAGAGCGGGGCCGACGTCGGGAACCTGCTGAACGTGACGATCCTTCAGCCCGAGGACATCGCGGGCGCGGTCGCCTGGCTGGTCTCCGACGAGGCCAAGTACGTCACCGGCGTCTCGCTCCCCGTCGACGCGGGCTTCGCCGTTCCCTGA